One window of Nocardia nova SH22a genomic DNA carries:
- a CDS encoding CBS domain-containing protein, whose amino-acid sequence MKARDIAIHLPTVRMGDPVAKAMRVMVLHRLPGMIVVDDSDRPVAVLPGTQVLRLAIPSSYQDDPALARTIDELHADLFWHDSSRWTVGDCLPEPAPKPVTARPGFTLLEIAALMAHRRSPLVAVIDHEHRLTGAITLERLLLSLAVSGPGD is encoded by the coding sequence ATGAAAGCACGCGATATCGCGATTCACCTGCCGACCGTCCGGATGGGCGACCCGGTCGCCAAGGCCATGCGGGTCATGGTGCTGCACCGGCTGCCGGGCATGATCGTGGTCGACGACAGCGATCGACCGGTGGCGGTGCTGCCCGGAACCCAGGTGCTGCGGCTGGCCATTCCCAGTTCCTATCAGGACGATCCGGCGCTCGCGCGCACCATCGACGAGTTGCACGCCGATCTGTTCTGGCACGACTCCAGCCGCTGGACGGTGGGGGACTGCCTGCCCGAACCGGCGCCCAAACCCGTGACGGCACGGCCCGGATTCACGCTGCTGGAAATCGCCGCCCTCATGGCGCACCGCCGCAGCCCGCTGGTCGCCGTCATCGATCACGAGCACCGGCTGACCGGTGCGATCACCCTCGAGAGGCTGTTGCTGAGCTTGGCCGTGTCGGGTCCGGGCGACTGA
- a CDS encoding sensor histidine kinase, with protein sequence MESPARGLFRGRARTPANTLFRRIFLINGLVFAVGTLVLALSPATVSARVRLTEVPVLVIGLAIILTANALLLRSSLAPLDALTASMHRVDPLRRSGRVDTPATGDLAQLIGTFNAMVDRLESERTADTAATLAAQEAERRRIARELHDEIGQSLTVALLSLKRVIDRAPDELAEDLRGSQETVRGCLDEVRGIARRLRPDVLDDLGLYAALTALCNDITRTAGIEVTRTLDRTAPRLSPDVELVCYRVAQEALTNIARHSGATQARLCLHIDGDRLRLRIHDNGRGGVTDDGAGIRGMRERALLIGATLTLISPSEGGTDVRLDLPTAPNHRLANDSPGTEDGGRK encoded by the coding sequence ATGGAGAGTCCCGCGCGAGGTCTGTTCCGAGGGCGCGCCCGCACCCCCGCGAACACGCTGTTCCGCCGGATCTTCCTGATCAACGGGCTGGTGTTCGCCGTCGGGACCCTGGTGCTGGCGCTGTCCCCGGCCACCGTGTCCGCGCGGGTGCGGCTGACGGAGGTCCCGGTGCTGGTCATCGGGCTGGCGATCATCCTCACCGCGAACGCCCTGCTGCTGCGCTCGAGCCTGGCCCCGCTGGACGCGTTGACCGCTTCCATGCACCGCGTGGACCCGCTGCGCCGCAGCGGACGAGTCGACACCCCGGCCACCGGCGATCTCGCACAGCTCATCGGCACCTTCAACGCGATGGTCGACCGACTGGAATCCGAACGCACCGCCGATACCGCCGCCACCCTGGCCGCCCAGGAAGCCGAGCGCAGGCGCATCGCCCGTGAACTGCACGACGAGATCGGCCAGAGCCTCACCGTCGCGCTGCTGTCGCTGAAACGGGTCATCGATCGCGCACCCGATGAGCTGGCCGAGGATCTGCGCGGCTCGCAGGAAACCGTGCGCGGCTGCCTGGACGAGGTGCGTGGCATCGCCCGCCGGTTGCGGCCCGATGTGCTCGACGATCTCGGCCTGTACGCCGCGCTCACCGCACTGTGCAACGACATCACCCGGACCGCGGGCATCGAGGTCACCCGGACACTCGATCGCACCGCGCCGCGGCTGTCACCGGATGTGGAACTGGTCTGCTATCGCGTTGCCCAGGAAGCGCTCACGAATATCGCGCGCCACTCCGGCGCCACGCAGGCCCGGCTGTGTCTGCACATCGATGGGGATCGGCTGCGACTGCGGATTCACGACAACGGACGCGGTGGTGTCACCGACGACGGCGCCGGGATCCGCGGCATGCGGGAGCGCGCCCTGCTGATCGGCGCCACGCTCACCCTCATCTCACCATCCGAGGGCGGGACCGATGTCCGCTTGGATCTGCCGACCGCGCCGAACCATCGGCTCGCGAACGACAGCCCGGGAACAGAGGACGGGGGCCGGAAATGA
- a CDS encoding response regulator, giving the protein MTETSAAPARVLLADDHALVRAGLRMILDAEPDLSVVAEADTGVDALTALDRTPVDLAVLDIAMPRMTGIQAAREINRRHPDVRILMLSMYDNEQYFFEALKAGASGYVLKSVADRDLIEACRASLRGEPFLYPGAVTSLIRDWLQRTREGTPPPDSILTPREEEILKLVAEGHSSREIADTLYISNKTVDRHRSNILQKLGLRDRLALTRYAIRAGLVEP; this is encoded by the coding sequence ATGACCGAGACATCCGCCGCCCCGGCGCGAGTGCTGCTCGCCGATGATCACGCCCTGGTGCGCGCCGGGTTACGCATGATCCTCGACGCCGAGCCGGATCTCAGTGTCGTCGCCGAGGCCGATACCGGCGTCGATGCCCTCACCGCACTCGACCGCACACCGGTCGACCTGGCAGTTCTCGATATCGCGATGCCGCGTATGACCGGCATCCAGGCCGCCCGCGAGATCAACCGCAGGCACCCCGACGTGCGGATCCTGATGCTGTCGATGTACGACAACGAGCAGTACTTCTTCGAAGCGCTCAAGGCCGGTGCCTCGGGTTATGTCCTGAAATCCGTGGCCGACCGCGATCTGATCGAAGCCTGCCGTGCCTCACTGCGCGGCGAACCGTTCCTCTATCCGGGAGCGGTCACCTCGCTGATCCGCGACTGGTTGCAACGAACTCGCGAGGGCACTCCCCCGCCGGACAGCATCCTCACGCCGCGCGAGGAGGAGATCCTCAAACTCGTCGCCGAGGGCCACTCGTCACGCGAAATCGCCGACACCCTCTACATCAGCAACAAGACGGTGGATCGCCACCGGTCCAATATCCTGCAGAAACTCGGTCTCCGGGATCGGCTCGCCCTCACCCGCTATGCGATCCGGGCCGGACTCGTCGAACCGTGA
- a CDS encoding cation:proton antiporter regulatory subunit — protein MNVEVTSLPGIGIRKEFALSHNARRVGVIDHKDGTLDLLISKRGDPDGTEQITMTGPEATVLANLLGAPQLVAQLEEEHRELEGLATKQFSIRANSVYDGRPLGDTQMRSRTTASIVAVMRAGQPLASPGPEFVFTAGDVLVVVGTVDGLTAAARILTDG, from the coding sequence GTGAACGTGGAAGTAACCTCGCTGCCCGGTATCGGTATCCGTAAAGAATTCGCCCTGTCGCACAACGCCCGTCGCGTCGGTGTCATCGACCACAAGGACGGCACGCTCGACCTGCTGATCAGCAAACGCGGCGACCCAGATGGGACAGAACAGATCACGATGACCGGCCCGGAAGCGACGGTACTGGCCAACCTGCTCGGCGCTCCGCAACTGGTGGCGCAGCTGGAAGAAGAGCACCGGGAACTGGAAGGACTTGCGACGAAGCAGTTCTCGATCCGCGCCAACTCCGTCTACGACGGCCGCCCGCTCGGCGACACCCAGATGCGCAGCCGCACCACGGCCTCGATCGTCGCCGTCATGCGCGCGGGGCAACCGCTCGCCTCGCCCGGACCGGAATTCGTCTTCACCGCCGGTGATGTTCTGGTCGTCGTCGGCACGGTCGACGGGCTGACCGCCGCCGCGCGAATTCTCACGGACGGGTGA
- a CDS encoding cation:proton antiporter, with protein MVAHETALSLIQLGAVLFGLGLLGRVAARIGMSPIPLYLIGGLVFGSGGLIELHHVDQFIEMGSEIGVVLLLLLLGLEYSASELVTGLRSSRAAGIVDIVLNATPGVAVALILGWGVTGAIAMAGVTYISSSGIVAKVLNDLGRLGNRETPTILSILVFEDLVMAAYLPVLTAVLAGVGFAAGLKTLGIALAAVTVVLVIALRFGKYVSMIVDSSDREIFLLKLLGAALLVAGLASALQVSAAVGAFLLGIAISDSTAHNATKLLEPLRDLFAALFFVLFGLSTDPASIPPVLGWAVLLAVLTATTKIATGWWAAGRAGASIQGRARAGSALVARGEFSIVIAGLAVAAGATPPEFTALATTYVLLMAVIGPIAARVVEPVLGWASRSRVRDLIPRFAK; from the coding sequence ATGGTCGCTCACGAAACAGCCTTATCCCTCATCCAGCTCGGTGCGGTCCTGTTCGGACTCGGTCTGCTCGGCCGGGTCGCAGCACGCATCGGCATGTCCCCCATCCCTCTCTATCTCATCGGCGGCCTGGTCTTCGGCAGCGGTGGCCTGATCGAACTGCACCATGTCGATCAGTTCATCGAGATGGGCAGCGAGATCGGTGTCGTACTGCTGTTGTTGCTGCTCGGATTGGAGTACAGCGCCAGCGAACTGGTCACCGGCCTGCGCAGCTCGCGGGCCGCGGGCATCGTCGACATCGTGCTCAACGCGACACCGGGTGTCGCCGTGGCGCTCATCCTCGGCTGGGGCGTGACCGGCGCGATCGCGATGGCCGGTGTCACCTACATCTCCTCCTCCGGCATCGTCGCCAAGGTGCTCAACGACCTGGGGCGGCTCGGCAACCGCGAAACGCCGACCATCCTGTCCATCCTCGTATTCGAGGATCTGGTCATGGCCGCGTATCTGCCGGTGCTCACCGCGGTGCTGGCCGGTGTCGGATTCGCCGCCGGGCTGAAGACGCTCGGTATCGCCCTGGCGGCGGTCACCGTCGTGCTGGTCATCGCGCTGCGCTTCGGCAAATACGTGTCCATGATCGTCGACAGCAGCGACCGTGAGATCTTCCTGCTGAAACTGCTCGGCGCCGCGCTGCTGGTCGCCGGATTGGCCTCCGCACTGCAGGTTTCGGCGGCCGTCGGCGCCTTCCTGCTGGGCATCGCGATCTCCGACTCGACCGCGCACAACGCCACCAAACTGCTCGAACCGCTGCGCGACCTGTTCGCGGCGCTGTTCTTCGTGCTGTTCGGTCTCAGCACCGATCCGGCCAGTATTCCGCCGGTCCTCGGCTGGGCGGTCCTGCTCGCGGTACTCACCGCGACCACCAAGATCGCCACCGGCTGGTGGGCGGCCGGCCGCGCCGGAGCGTCCATCCAGGGCCGCGCCCGCGCCGGATCGGCACTCGTCGCCCGCGGCGAATTCTCGATCGTGATCGCCGGGCTGGCCGTGGCCGCCGGTGCCACCCCACCCGAATTCACCGCGCTGGCAACGACATACGTCCTGCTGATGGCCGTCATCGGCCCCATCGCGGCGCGCGTGGTCGAACCGGTGCTCGGCTGGGCCAGCCGAAGCAGGGTCCGGGACCTGATACCCCGCTTCGCGAAATAG
- a CDS encoding helix-turn-helix domain-containing protein: MDDVPVPGPALRAARESAGVGLREFARRTHWSAAYLSQVERGLRPVSADIRKAYADIFGTGDATPPPGDPLRIAHEWLVADAAPLEQMKSGRQVGSGLADEMERRVIELRRLDDRIGGATLHPIVRCDLDAARTVVRESTHAPEVRRRLLRVVGELSQLGGWVYADAGQYRRAQDVYLDGVTAATEAGDKPLAGQLLSTLAYMIANVGDPHDAALLARTALRGAITSAPPVVRALLGERIAWAAAKSGDTEAASKALDDVDDEYDRRGPADDEPDWTYWLNRDEIDIMRARCAVELGEVTTAETLLTPALDRYPPHRRREAALYRTWLAEAHARTGNLDAARATLAKVDTDTGSDRVERRVHEVEQLLG; the protein is encoded by the coding sequence ATGGACGATGTGCCCGTGCCGGGCCCGGCGCTGCGTGCCGCCCGCGAGTCGGCGGGGGTCGGATTACGCGAGTTCGCCCGGCGGACCCATTGGAGCGCCGCGTATCTGTCCCAGGTGGAGCGTGGTCTGCGCCCGGTCAGCGCGGATATCCGCAAGGCATACGCAGACATCTTCGGTACCGGCGACGCGACACCGCCGCCCGGCGACCCGTTGCGCATCGCGCACGAATGGCTGGTGGCCGACGCTGCTCCGCTCGAACAGATGAAGTCGGGACGGCAGGTCGGGTCCGGCCTTGCCGACGAGATGGAACGTCGTGTGATCGAACTGCGCCGCCTCGACGACAGGATCGGCGGGGCCACGCTGCACCCGATCGTCCGGTGCGATCTCGACGCCGCCCGGACGGTCGTGCGTGAAAGCACCCATGCGCCGGAGGTCCGGCGGCGACTGCTGCGCGTCGTCGGCGAGTTGTCACAGCTCGGCGGATGGGTCTACGCCGACGCGGGCCAGTACCGCCGCGCGCAGGACGTCTACCTCGACGGCGTGACCGCAGCCACCGAAGCAGGAGACAAACCGCTTGCGGGACAACTACTCTCGACCCTCGCCTACATGATCGCCAACGTCGGCGATCCGCATGACGCCGCGCTGCTCGCCCGCACGGCGCTACGGGGCGCCATCACGTCGGCACCGCCCGTCGTGCGCGCCCTACTCGGCGAACGAATCGCCTGGGCCGCAGCAAAATCCGGGGACACCGAGGCAGCCTCCAAAGCCTTGGACGATGTGGACGACGAATACGACCGACGAGGCCCGGCCGACGACGAACCCGACTGGACCTACTGGCTGAACCGCGACGAGATCGACATCATGCGAGCACGGTGCGCAGTCGAACTGGGCGAAGTAACCACCGCCGAAACCCTCCTCACCCCAGCCCTGGACAGATACCCACCCCACCGCCGCCGAGAGGCCGCCCTCTACCGAACCTGGCTGGCCGAAGCCCACGCCCGCACAGGAAATCTCGACGCCGCCCGAGCAACCCTCGCAAAAGTCGACACCGATACCGGATCGGACCGAGTGGAACGACGCGTACACGAGGTCGAACAACTACTCGGCTGA
- a CDS encoding helix-turn-helix domain-containing protein — protein MNPGGEVVTGEQLRAAREAAGLSLAAMAARTHYSKALLGMLETGQRAVKGEHVRAYAEVLGVGSALFVEPSDGERAAAEWLCRVAASDLGGGTVERLEAAVDDLAAAYPTTPPGELLARIRRHLGYAGRLLDGRMTLAQHRRLLVTVGWLSLLASTCHIDLGQSADAAARGHLAWRLAQDTEHREIAAWCLETRAWERLTSGEYLDAVELSRAAQSLAPTNSSAFIQATAQEGRASARLGDRNGTYEALRRVARLVSGLNVPDRPEHHFRYDPAKSDAYVATTLSWLGDPAAESYARHVLTDLTRATTTRPRRIAMANLDLARALIAANKPDEAAAVALSVVTSGTLVPSHYWRVTEVVAGIEDRGAPDAAAVREAFRDTYRVVPASAATTGR, from the coding sequence ATGAACCCCGGCGGGGAGGTCGTCACCGGTGAGCAACTGCGGGCCGCGCGAGAGGCGGCTGGGTTGAGCCTGGCCGCGATGGCGGCGCGGACGCATTACAGCAAGGCATTGCTCGGGATGCTGGAGACCGGGCAACGTGCGGTCAAGGGCGAGCATGTCCGCGCCTATGCAGAGGTGCTGGGTGTGGGGTCCGCGCTGTTCGTCGAGCCTTCCGATGGCGAGCGGGCGGCGGCGGAGTGGCTGTGCCGGGTCGCCGCGTCGGATCTGGGCGGCGGCACTGTGGAACGGCTGGAGGCGGCCGTGGACGACCTGGCTGCCGCCTACCCGACGACTCCACCGGGTGAACTCCTGGCGCGCATTCGCCGTCACCTCGGCTATGCCGGTCGTCTACTGGACGGCCGGATGACCTTGGCCCAGCATCGCCGCCTGCTGGTGACCGTCGGGTGGTTGTCACTGCTGGCGTCCACCTGCCACATCGACCTGGGCCAGAGTGCCGACGCCGCCGCACGGGGGCATCTGGCGTGGCGGCTCGCCCAGGACACGGAACATCGGGAGATCGCGGCCTGGTGCCTGGAGACCCGCGCATGGGAGCGGCTGACCAGTGGCGAGTACCTGGATGCAGTCGAATTGTCGCGCGCCGCACAATCTTTGGCACCCACGAACAGTTCGGCCTTCATCCAGGCCACCGCGCAGGAGGGCAGGGCCTCCGCGCGGCTCGGCGACCGCAACGGCACCTACGAGGCATTACGGCGGGTCGCTCGCTTGGTCTCGGGCCTGAACGTCCCCGACCGGCCGGAACACCACTTCCGATACGACCCGGCGAAATCGGATGCCTACGTGGCGACGACCCTGTCATGGCTCGGCGACCCCGCCGCCGAGTCGTACGCACGGCACGTGCTCACCGACCTCACCCGCGCCACCACCACCCGGCCCCGGCGGATCGCGATGGCGAATCTGGACCTGGCACGAGCCCTGATCGCAGCGAACAAACCCGACGAGGCGGCAGCAGTTGCCCTATCCGTGGTGACCTCCGGAACCCTTGTGCCATCACACTATTGGCGAGTCACCGAAGTGGTCGCAGGAATCGAAGACCGCGGCGCACCGGACGCAGCCGCAGTCCGTGAAGCGTTCCGCGACACCTACCGGGTCGTGCCTGCCAGCGCGGCGACCACGGGTAGGTAG
- a CDS encoding MFS transporter produces the protein MPVRETGHPKAVLGVVFLVMFLVSLDLSIVNVALPDIDKALDFSPSGLSWVINAFTLPYAGLMLLGGRLADLTGRRTLLLAGLLVFAVASACGGAAQEGWQLIAARAVQGVAAAVLSPMSLALVTSEFPEGPARSKAMAVWGGAGAAGGAFGVVMSGLLTDNLSWRWVMWVNLVFVGVAVVTVLRGIGNAPVARRGAIDVLGAVSVTIGMTALVAAVISTDTHSWGSVTVLGWFAGGIVALAVFVWAELRAADPLVPLGFLRRRSLIGATVFGFLLVSAQIASFYFVSQFLQRVLGYSSTVTGLSFLPFCVGVVVGLRAAQAAIVRVGSRQVVVVGGLVGALGLAWFGQAGVDSNFFTAVLGPSLVCSIGIGAAMVATGVAGVAGVAAEQAGLASGVLNSSRQLGGSLGLAVLVTIAGNIIGNSQAPADLADGYTTALTIAAGLLVVGSVAAALILPGRPKAVPDADASTEEAAPGVTVE, from the coding sequence GTGCCCGTACGCGAAACCGGACATCCGAAGGCCGTTCTCGGGGTGGTCTTCCTGGTGATGTTCCTGGTGTCCTTGGATCTGTCGATCGTCAACGTCGCCCTGCCGGACATCGACAAGGCGTTGGACTTCAGCCCCTCCGGGCTGAGCTGGGTCATCAACGCGTTCACCTTGCCCTATGCCGGTCTGATGCTGCTGGGAGGCAGGCTGGCGGATCTGACCGGTCGCCGCACCTTGTTGCTGGCCGGTCTGCTGGTGTTCGCGGTGGCCAGCGCGTGTGGCGGCGCGGCGCAGGAGGGTTGGCAGCTGATCGCGGCCCGGGCGGTGCAAGGTGTTGCCGCAGCGGTACTTTCGCCGATGTCGCTGGCCCTGGTGACCTCCGAATTTCCCGAGGGGCCCGCGCGCTCGAAGGCCATGGCGGTGTGGGGCGGCGCCGGTGCCGCGGGTGGCGCCTTCGGTGTGGTGATGAGCGGGCTGCTGACCGACAACCTGAGCTGGCGCTGGGTGATGTGGGTCAATCTCGTGTTCGTCGGCGTCGCGGTCGTCACCGTGCTGCGCGGCATCGGCAACGCTCCGGTCGCGCGGCGGGGCGCGATCGATGTGCTCGGTGCGGTGTCGGTGACGATCGGTATGACCGCCTTGGTCGCGGCGGTCATCTCCACCGACACTCACTCGTGGGGTTCGGTCACCGTGCTGGGCTGGTTCGCCGGAGGCATCGTGGCGCTGGCGGTGTTCGTCTGGGCGGAATTGCGTGCCGCCGACCCGCTGGTCCCGTTGGGTTTCCTGCGCAGGCGGTCCCTGATCGGGGCGACCGTGTTCGGATTCCTGCTGGTCTCCGCCCAGATCGCCAGCTTCTACTTCGTGTCCCAGTTCCTCCAGCGCGTCCTGGGATACAGCTCCACCGTGACCGGCCTGTCGTTCCTGCCGTTCTGCGTGGGCGTGGTGGTGGGTCTGCGTGCCGCGCAGGCCGCGATCGTTCGCGTCGGATCGCGGCAGGTGGTGGTCGTGGGAGGACTGGTGGGCGCCCTGGGCCTGGCCTGGTTCGGGCAGGCCGGTGTCGACAGCAACTTCTTCACCGCCGTGCTCGGCCCGTCCCTGGTCTGCAGCATCGGCATCGGCGCCGCGATGGTCGCCACGGGCGTCGCCGGAGTCGCCGGTGTGGCGGCCGAGCAGGCCGGGCTGGCCTCGGGAGTCCTCAACAGCTCACGCCAGCTGGGCGGATCCCTCGGCCTGGCCGTCCTGGTGACGATCGCGGGCAACATCATCGGAAACTCCCAGGCCCCAGCCGATCTGGCCGACGGCTACACGACCGCCCTCACCATCGCCGCCGGTCTGCTGGTGGTGGGCTCGGTAGCGGCGGCCCTGATTCTGCCCGGCCGCCCGAAGGCTGTGCCGGACGCTGACGCATCTACGGAGGAGGCCGCACCCGGCGTCACCGTCGAGTAG
- a CDS encoding TetR/AcrR family transcriptional regulator, giving the protein MSLSPPRKRGRPIRLDRDTVVVTAARLLAADGAAGFSLRGLARELGVSTAAIYHHFPTRNDLFFAVLSARADELERPPLPSDPRERLVTIVVYLVDTLHRLPWVVDILITGETFGRAAMWILDEFVRAAHELGADDEKAIYLYGVMWRFVLGELISRRAAEERARAATEGHPPQHWTDTATPEMLADFPNVVRLLPQWPRAVADYDTATATRDMLNGLLPASGAQK; this is encoded by the coding sequence ATGTCGCTCAGCCCACCGCGCAAGCGCGGCCGCCCGATCCGGCTGGACCGGGACACCGTCGTGGTGACGGCGGCCCGCCTGCTCGCCGCCGACGGCGCCGCCGGTTTCAGCCTGCGCGGACTCGCCCGTGAACTCGGCGTGAGCACCGCCGCGATCTACCACCACTTCCCCACCAGAAACGATTTGTTCTTCGCCGTGCTCAGCGCCCGCGCCGACGAACTGGAACGCCCGCCGCTGCCGAGCGACCCGCGCGAACGCCTGGTGACGATCGTGGTCTATCTCGTCGACACCCTGCATCGACTGCCGTGGGTGGTCGACATCCTGATCACCGGGGAGACCTTCGGCCGCGCGGCGATGTGGATCCTCGACGAATTCGTCCGGGCGGCACACGAACTCGGCGCCGACGACGAGAAGGCGATCTACCTCTACGGCGTCATGTGGCGATTCGTCCTCGGCGAACTCATCAGCCGCCGCGCCGCCGAGGAGCGCGCACGAGCCGCCACGGAGGGCCACCCACCGCAGCATTGGACCGACACCGCCACCCCGGAAATGCTCGCCGACTTCCCCAATGTCGTACGCCTGCTCCCGCAATGGCCGCGCGCCGTCGCCGACTACGACACGGCAACCGCCACACGCGACATGCTCAACGGACTGCTGCCCGCGAGCGGCGCACAGAAATGA
- a CDS encoding Fur family transcriptional regulator translates to MRTRIVLDILESDDRFWTRQQLYDELRATGVPIASSTVYRILHKLDEMRQVETMLSEDGEMLYRLGKPEGHHHNLVCRRCGYAERFTLGAIDRHAHHLGHRFEYTDIECRFDIYGMCHTCRNTPEYH, encoded by the coding sequence GTGCGCACTCGGATCGTGCTGGACATTCTGGAAAGCGATGATCGCTTCTGGACACGCCAGCAGCTCTACGACGAGCTCCGGGCCACGGGCGTACCGATAGCGTCCTCGACCGTCTACCGCATTCTGCACAAGCTCGACGAGATGCGGCAGGTGGAAACCATGCTCTCCGAAGACGGCGAGATGCTCTACCGCCTCGGCAAACCCGAAGGGCACCACCACAATCTGGTCTGCCGCCGATGCGGATACGCCGAACGGTTCACCCTCGGCGCCATCGACCGGCATGCCCACCACCTCGGCCACCGATTCGAGTACACCGACATCGAATGCCGTTTCGACATCTACGGCATGTGCCACACCTGCCGCAACACCCCGGAATATCACTGA
- a CDS encoding class I SAM-dependent methyltransferase, whose translation MDDFYSPVAEFYDLVPRAHAEGEAALRKVLAEVDPEAGHVVDIGAGTGRTCRVVAEVLPSAKILACEPAPAMRAVLTHDVIADEDLRRRVTIVPESAESVVLPESISALVLFGVLGHIDADDRRALWDRVLPRLAPGAPVLVELLPVNRPTTLPKMELAREQIGDLVYEGSIEAEPIGGDLIRMTSTWQISGDAAPARVVRNVSEWHTFGIEDLAAETGLAGEQLTAQTGVLRRS comes from the coding sequence ATGGACGACTTCTATTCACCGGTCGCCGAGTTCTACGACCTGGTGCCCCGCGCCCACGCAGAAGGTGAGGCCGCGCTGCGCAAGGTGCTGGCGGAGGTGGATCCCGAGGCGGGACATGTGGTGGACATCGGGGCCGGAACCGGGCGGACCTGCCGCGTCGTCGCCGAGGTGCTGCCGTCGGCGAAGATTCTCGCCTGCGAGCCCGCACCGGCGATGCGGGCGGTCTTGACCCACGATGTGATCGCCGACGAGGATCTGCGGCGCCGGGTCACCATCGTGCCGGAATCGGCCGAATCGGTGGTGCTGCCCGAATCCATCTCCGCGCTCGTGCTTTTCGGCGTGCTCGGCCATATCGACGCGGACGACCGCCGGGCGCTGTGGGACAGGGTGCTGCCGCGGCTCGCGCCCGGAGCGCCGGTGCTGGTGGAACTCCTGCCGGTGAACCGCCCCACCACACTGCCGAAGATGGAGCTGGCCCGTGAGCAGATCGGCGATCTGGTGTACGAGGGCTCGATCGAGGCGGAGCCGATCGGCGGCGATCTGATCCGGATGACCTCGACCTGGCAGATCAGCGGCGATGCCGCGCCTGCCAGGGTGGTCCGGAACGTCAGCGAGTGGCACACCTTCGGCATCGAGGATCTCGCCGCGGAAACCGGGTTGGCGGGCGAACAGCTCACCGCCCAAACCGGAGTTCTCCGGCGTAGCTGA